AGGCTTCTAAGTCTCCCGCatgagccaggtccagcccgctcagtcttAAGACCGGACCCCATTTAGATTTTTCAATCAGGCCGGCCCTGCCTATTCCGACCCAATGATCAGACCTCCTCTAAACTCAGCCTTAATCTCATCTTCCAGCGCAGCCCAGAAGAAGGAAGGTGGCCAGTCCACCCATCTAGTGGGACCCTTCGCATGCGCGCCAGAGGAGAATTAagtggccgttacgcatgaagcagaatatctgatattctcgtacgacCGTATCAGaatggcagggacaggtggcccaatggcgGTAAAgccgttacacgtcactgacagacaaaagaaaaggataaaaggggaggAACACTCTCCTTTCGACCTAAGCTTACAGAACGctttgtaaaccctattttctggatctcaaatcatcaattggcgtcgtctgtaggaacgaaggagatcttttcattgccggagttccactctcacaatacccactgagatccactaTGGCCAATcataatgaaaacaaccttgttAACACccccaatgacctgagctctgtccAGGAGGGGCAACATTTCTCTTTCTccagcctcacaaccccaaacaaccaaacaccaatcccCTTCAACCCCTCGCCGAGCTTGACAGGGAATGCATCCGGAGCTGTCTTATCCAACCAGGATCTCCAAGctatggccctccaactacaaaacaccgcccactggctggggcagatgatgcaacagaggggccttagcaccccaatGAATATGACGCCCGTAGTAGAAGAACCCTTAACCAATGAACCCCAGCCTACCTTCAACCACCCCCAAGCTATCAGCCGAGAAACCGGAGAAGGGGGGCGAAGagcaggaggagaagaagaaccgGAGGCTAGAGTTCATGGAAGAAGGGTGAGGGAGCTGATAGAGAACGACGAGGCAGACAATTATTCTGCCGGAACAACCAGAAGAACGGGAAGTGAAGCTGGGGAGGAAGAATACCGTCCAGAGAAGAGACCCAGACAGGAGGAAGAAAGTGTAGATCAAAAGCTGCAGAAATCGAGAGAACAACTCTTAGATGAACTGGGAGCGAAGGATCCCAACCAAGCCCTcttgcccacctcttcacctttctcgaagtgggtgcagcaagagatcgtccccaaaaagtttatgatgccacccatGGCGGCTTACGACGGAGCAGGAAATCCCAGGGAGCACGTCTTGAATTATAAGATTTTTATGGAGTTGCAGACTttatcagatgccttgatgtgcaaggtattcccaacgacgctTACGGGGCCGGCACGGGCATGGTTTAATAGCTTGGAGGCTGGGAGTATCAGGAGCTTCGGGGATCTAGCCAAcgccttcatcagccggttcatagccggaATACTAGCGGATAGAAAGACCAACTATCTGGAGACAGTCAGGCAGAAAAGGGACGAGTCGCTGAGGGAGTATGTTGCCCGTTTTAATACCGAGGCCCTACAGATTCCCGATCTGGATGAGGGAagagcggtggaggccatgcagaaggggacgatcTCCGCTGAATTTTTTGGCTCGTTGAGCAGAAAGCCCCCCACCACGCTGGTAGAactgatgaagagggcagagAAATATATAAGGCAAGATGACGCCTTAATGACGAGTAGATTCGCCAAGGGGGCGGAAGACAGAGGAAAAGCCCCCGAAGAAAGGAGATCGGAGAGGCATGAGAAGAAGCAGGCCAAGAAACCTGAGCCCTACCGGCAGCCCTGGGACCGGAGAGACCAGAGACCTTTCCCTCCTCAGGTTCCGGAACAAAAGCCATTCCCTCCGCGAATTCCGAAGAACCTGACCCCGCTCAACgcatccagagccgaggtgTTCATGGCAGttcaggataaggagttcctacAATGGCCCAGGCCTATGAGGGCAGAAGCAGACCAgcgaaatcctgacaagtattgtcagtatcatcgcacccatggccatgacaccaataactgctaCCAGCTGATCAGTGAAATTGAAAGGCTGATAAAGAGGAGACACCTCAGGAACTTTGTGAAGAagccggaggggcagaggcctcaactGAACCCAGCAGCACAAGCACCCAGGAGGACGGGAACAGGACCTGTGAATGATGGCTCCAGcggaaccatcaacatgatcgttGGGGGAactggaggtcggatgagccggaGGGGAAGGAAGAGAGGCTGAGATGGGGAAAGCAGCAGTGCCGAAGTCATGCAGGTAGTTGAGCACTCTCCAGCAACTATCACCTTCTCCCCGGAGGATGcccagggtgttcagatgcctcatgaCGGCGCCCTCGTTATTGAAGCCGTCATCCACAACTACCGGGTTAAGAAGATTTTGGTGGATGACGGGAGTAAGGTGAACTTGCTGCCATACcgggtcttccagcagatgggaatccttGAAGAGCAATTGGTTCGGGACCAAACCCCAGTCAAAGGGATCGGGGGAGTCCCAGTACCTGTGGAGGGGAAAGTAAAGCTGGCCCTCACTCTAGGAGAAGCGCCAAGGATTCGCActcattatgcggtgttcttaGTAGTCAAACTCCCCCTGAGCTACAACGCAATATTGGGACGACCTGCGCTGTTCGACTTTGAGGCTGTAACCAGCATTAGGCATCTGGCTATGAAATTTCCGACAGAAGCGGGAGTGGGGGTAGTCAAAGGAAGCCAGGAGGAGGCAAGGGCAGTGTACCTGGCCACGGTATCAGAGCCGAGCTCGGCGGGGGAGAAGCccgactcggaagttctggaggtccaaaatgagaaaaaagaggCCAAAACAGAGCCAGTCGGAGAGCTGGAGACCtttcccttatcagaagcagagacagacaaggtcttcagtcttaacGTCGGCCTCACTGAAGAGCAGAACAtggaagtcatggccctgatctgAGGTCACGCGtcgagcttcgcctggaagccttctgacatgcccagGATTGACCCCAGAGTGATCAC
This region of Manihot esculenta cultivar AM560-2 chromosome 10, M.esculenta_v8, whole genome shotgun sequence genomic DNA includes:
- the LOC110624997 gene encoding uncharacterized protein LOC110624997: MAAYDGAGNPREHVLNYKIFMELQTLSDALMCKVFPTTLTGPARAWFNSLEAGSIRSFGDLANAFISRFIAGILADRKTNYLETVRQKRDESLREYVARFNTEALQIPDLDEGRAVEAMQKGTISAEFFGSLSRKPPTTLVELMKRAEKYIRQDDALMTSRFAKGAEDRGKAPEERRSERHEKKQAKKPEPYRQPWDRRDQRPFPPQVPEQKPFPPRIPKNLTPLNASRAEVFMAVQDKEFLQWPRPMRAEADQRNPDKLIKRRHLRNFVKKPEGQRPQLNPAAQAPRRTGTGPVNDGSSGTINMIVGGTGGRMSRRGRKRG